One segment of Mus caroli chromosome 6, CAROLI_EIJ_v1.1, whole genome shotgun sequence DNA contains the following:
- the Spr gene encoding sepiapterin reductase, with protein MEAGGLGCAVCVLTGASRGFGRALAPQLARLLSPGSVMLVSARSESMLRQLKEELGAQQPDLRVVLAAADLGTEAGVQRLLSAVRELPRPEGLQRLLLINNAGNLGDVSHWLLRVNDLAEVNNYWALNLTSMLCLTSGTLNAFRDRRKTFNRQRSRALASPDSALPSTHSRDLQPLLLSCAFHPPGPLDNDMQQLARETSKDPELRSRLQKLKSDGELVDCGTSAQKLLGLLQKDTFQSGAHVDFYDS; from the exons ATGGAGGCAGGCGGGCTGGGCTGCGCTGTGTGCGTGTTGACCGGGGCCTCCCGGGGCTTTGGTCGCGCCCTGGCCCCGCAGCTGGCCCGGTTGCTGTCGCCCGGTTCGGTGATGCTCGTAAGCGCACGCAGTGAGTCGATGCTGCGGCAACTGAAGGAGGAGCTGGGCGCTCAGCAGCCTGACCTGAGAGTGGTGCTGGCAGCCGCCGATCTGGGCACCGAGGCTGGCGTGCAGCGGTTGCTGAGCGCGGTACGCGAGCTCCCGAGGCCCGAGGGGCTGCAGCGCCTGCTGCTCATCAACAACG cgggcaATCTTGGGGATGTTTCCCATTGGTTGCTCAGGGTGAATGACCTAGCTGAGGTGAACAACTACTGGGCTCTGAACCTGACCTCCATGCTCTGTTTGACCTCCGGCACCTTGAATGCCTTCCGGGATAG aagaaagacgTTTAACAGGCAACGTAGTAGAGCCTTGGCCAGTCCTGACTCGGCTCTACCCTCCACACACAGCAGGGACCTACAACCTCTGCTCCTGTCTTGTGCCTTCCACCCACCAGGTCCCCTGGACAACGACATGCAGCAGTTGGCTCGGGAAACCTCCAAGGACCCAGAGTTAaggagcagactgcagaagtTGAAGTCGGATGGGGAGCTGGTGGACTGTGGGACTTCAGCCCAGAAACTGCTGGGCTTGCTGCAAAAGGACACCTTCCAATCTGGAGCCCATGTGGACTTCTATGACAGTTAA